A genome region from Rhodanobacter thiooxydans includes the following:
- a CDS encoding alpha/beta fold hydrolase → MNISQPHFVDTQRGRFAYREGGEAAGGPLVMIHGWPESSYCWKHLAGYLRPGLRIIAPDLQGLGNSERTEGLAHYLKVELARDVVEVLGALGAFDFQLVGHDWGGIVAQEIAMAMPVRVRRLILLNIAVIDNPEGNREVIRVLRERGSRSTGTGIFSRRRDWLR, encoded by the coding sequence ATGAATATTTCCCAGCCGCACTTCGTGGATACTCAGCGTGGACGGTTCGCCTACCGTGAAGGTGGCGAGGCGGCCGGAGGACCGCTGGTGATGATCCATGGCTGGCCGGAGAGTTCGTATTGTTGGAAGCACCTGGCGGGATACCTTCGGCCGGGTTTGCGGATCATCGCGCCCGACCTGCAGGGGCTGGGCAACAGCGAGCGAACTGAGGGATTGGCGCACTACCTCAAGGTCGAGCTTGCCCGGGACGTGGTCGAGGTTCTCGGCGCCCTGGGTGCGTTTGATTTCCAACTGGTGGGCCACGACTGGGGCGGCATTGTCGCCCAGGAGATTGCCATGGCCATGCCGGTGCGAGTGCGCCGATTGATCCTTTTGAACATCGCTGTGATCGACAATCCCGAGGGCAACCGGGAGGTGATCCGGGTGCTGCGCGAGCGAGGCAGTCGCAGTACTGGTACCGGCATTTTCAGCAGGCGCCGGGATTGGCTGAGGTGA
- a CDS encoding NAD(P)H-dependent flavin oxidoreductase, which translates to MSMPRQWQGRVKIPAIAAPMFLVSNPELVAATCKAGLVGTFPALNQSSTEGLVSWLQSLNRVLTESDAPYGVNLIVHKTNSRLQADLEQVVKYKVPLVITSLGAVHEVVDAVHGYGGLVFHDVINLRHAHKAASAGVDGLIPVCAGAGGHAGTLSPFALVPAIRRFFDGYIILSGCISSGASIAAAIAMGADFAYLGTRFIATEESSASPQYKQMLVDSTAKDVVYTPAVSGVPASFLRPSLLRAGLDPDNLELKTGIDLGEELNGSKAWRHIWSAGQGVGQIDDIVPAGALCERLISDYRNTCKRMVDGYAN; encoded by the coding sequence ATGAGCATGCCGCGCCAGTGGCAAGGTCGCGTCAAGATTCCCGCGATTGCCGCGCCGATGTTTCTCGTCTCCAACCCGGAGCTCGTCGCCGCCACCTGCAAGGCAGGTTTGGTCGGAACCTTTCCCGCGCTCAATCAGAGCAGTACCGAGGGCCTCGTCTCCTGGTTGCAAAGCCTCAACCGCGTACTCACCGAAAGCGACGCACCCTACGGCGTGAACCTGATCGTGCACAAGACCAACAGCCGCCTGCAGGCGGACCTGGAACAGGTCGTCAAGTACAAAGTGCCGCTCGTGATCACTTCACTGGGCGCCGTGCATGAAGTCGTCGATGCGGTGCACGGCTACGGCGGGCTGGTCTTTCACGATGTGATCAACCTCAGACACGCGCACAAGGCCGCCTCCGCTGGCGTGGATGGTCTGATCCCGGTTTGTGCCGGCGCTGGTGGCCACGCCGGCACCCTGAGTCCGTTCGCGCTGGTGCCGGCAATCCGTCGCTTCTTCGATGGCTACATCATCCTGTCCGGGTGCATCAGCTCGGGGGCGTCGATCGCCGCTGCGATCGCCATGGGCGCAGATTTCGCCTACCTCGGCACGCGTTTCATCGCCACTGAGGAATCCTCCGCATCGCCGCAGTACAAGCAGATGCTGGTCGACTCCACGGCCAAGGATGTTGTCTACACGCCAGCCGTCTCGGGTGTGCCGGCAAGTTTCCTGCGCCCGTCGCTGCTTCGCGCGGGGCTGGATCCGGATAATCTCGAACTCAAGACCGGGATCGACCTTGGTGAAGAATTGAACGGCTCCAAGGCTTGGCGCCATATCTGGTCGGCTGGCCAAGGCGTCGGACAGATTGACGACATTGTTCCCGCCGGAGCGTTGTGTGAGCGCCTGATCAGCGACTACCGGAATACCTGCAAGCGCATGGTTGACGGTTACGCGAACTGA
- a CDS encoding enoyl-CoA hydratase-related protein gives MELPFDGCCLVARTATAGLGRRAQRSDAAAASVSGWAVARRRTFARNVRRALCAWVDIVYAYRGGETLTRVPKVFGGAMDYRNIEYTVVNKVARLTLNRPQVLNALTPDLLEEADNALGRAEADGDVGAVLLTGAGEGFCSGADLTPSTSQNLPRDAKGRVDFEKTLERWYAPFICHMRAMPKPVICAVNGVAAGAGCSLALMADITLAARSARFLQAFVNVGLIPDAGGTWILARNTGSQRAMGMALLGEKISAEQAAAWGMIWQVLDDEALLDAATAMAEKLANGPSIAICRIKQAIYAASQNDLSSQLMLEGELQRECGHSQDFVEGATAFMEKRKPNFKGK, from the coding sequence GTGGAATTGCCGTTTGATGGTTGCTGTCTGGTCGCACGGACTGCGACGGCTGGGTTGGGTCGCCGCGCGCAACGTTCCGACGCGGCTGCGGCATCGGTGTCCGGTTGGGCTGTTGCACGGCGGCGAACGTTTGCGCGCAACGTTCGCCGCGCGTTGTGCGCGTGGGTTGATATTGTGTATGCGTATCGGGGCGGCGAAACGCTGACCCGCGTGCCGAAGGTTTTCGGAGGAGCAATGGACTACAGAAACATCGAGTACACGGTGGTAAACAAGGTCGCCCGGCTCACGCTCAACCGGCCGCAGGTGCTCAACGCTTTGACGCCTGATTTGCTGGAGGAAGCGGATAACGCGTTGGGCAGAGCCGAAGCCGATGGCGATGTTGGTGCGGTCTTGCTCACCGGCGCAGGCGAAGGCTTCTGCTCGGGCGCTGACCTGACGCCTTCCACCAGTCAGAATCTGCCACGCGATGCCAAGGGCCGCGTCGACTTTGAGAAGACCTTGGAGAGGTGGTATGCCCCTTTCATCTGCCATATGCGCGCCATGCCGAAGCCCGTCATTTGTGCGGTCAACGGTGTCGCCGCCGGTGCGGGCTGTTCGCTGGCGCTGATGGCGGACATCACGCTCGCCGCACGCTCGGCCAGGTTTCTGCAGGCGTTCGTCAACGTCGGCCTGATTCCAGACGCAGGCGGTACCTGGATTTTGGCGCGCAATACCGGCTCGCAACGCGCCATGGGCATGGCTTTGCTGGGCGAGAAGATCAGCGCCGAGCAGGCTGCCGCGTGGGGCATGATCTGGCAGGTACTGGACGACGAGGCGCTGCTGGATGCTGCCACGGCCATGGCCGAGAAACTGGCCAATGGCCCGTCTATCGCCATTTGCCGTATTAAACAGGCCATCTACGCCGCCTCGCAGAATGACTTGAGTTCTCAGTTGATGCTGGAAGGTGAATTGCAGCGTGAGTGCGGCCACTCGCAGGACTTCGTCGAGGGTGCCACTGCCTTCATGGAAAAGCGCAAACCCAACTTCAAGGGGAAATGA
- a CDS encoding fatty acid--CoA ligase: MYIDIGNPVERTASAYDFPLLIKQLWITPLAHNPEQEIVYRGHRRFRYHETYARLGRLASALSAIGVKPGMTVAVMDWDSHRYFECFFAIPMMGCVLQTVNVRLSPEQVLYTLNHAGADVILVNVEFLPLLADIRDRLEKDVRFVLMRDDGAAQPVSDLGAVGEYEALLAAASADYDFPDFDENTRATTFYTSGTTGRLKGCYFSHRQLVLHTLCVASWFGTAPVHGRIHREDVYMPMTPMFHVHAWGMPYVATLLGLKQVYPGRYEAGALLNMIRDEGVTLTHCVPSILHMLLTHPDSMETDLSRLKMSVGGSAMPQGLCRMALERGMDVIAGYGMSETAPIQTGANLSSIELAGDIDSQTALRVLAGQSLPLCDVRIVDADMHPQPHDGHSPGEVVFRSPWLTQGYFKEPENSEELWKGGYLHSGDIGTIDSHGRLQVRDRIKDMIKSGGEWISSLTLEDLTSQCPGVGEAAVIGIADQKWGERPLVLVVPRAGTTLDPEAIRQYLADLARKGTIPKYAVPDRVLVVESLAKTSVGKLDKNALRKSYREAG; encoded by the coding sequence ATGTATATCGACATCGGCAACCCGGTTGAACGCACCGCCTCAGCTTACGATTTCCCACTCCTGATCAAACAGCTTTGGATTACGCCCCTGGCGCACAATCCGGAACAGGAAATCGTCTATCGCGGGCACCGTCGCTTCCGTTATCACGAAACCTACGCACGTCTCGGTCGCCTGGCTTCCGCCTTGTCCGCTATCGGCGTCAAGCCTGGCATGACCGTGGCGGTGATGGATTGGGACAGCCATCGCTACTTCGAGTGCTTCTTCGCGATCCCCATGATGGGTTGCGTGCTGCAGACGGTAAATGTCCGGTTGTCGCCCGAGCAGGTGCTGTACACGCTCAATCACGCGGGCGCCGATGTCATTCTGGTCAACGTGGAATTCCTGCCACTCCTGGCGGATATCCGCGACAGGCTGGAGAAGGATGTCCGGTTCGTCCTCATGCGCGATGATGGGGCTGCTCAGCCTGTCAGTGACCTGGGCGCCGTTGGCGAATACGAGGCGTTGCTGGCCGCCGCCAGCGCGGACTACGACTTTCCCGATTTCGACGAAAACACCCGGGCCACCACGTTCTATACCAGCGGCACGACGGGGCGTCTCAAGGGTTGCTATTTCAGCCATCGCCAGCTTGTGCTGCATACGCTGTGCGTCGCCAGCTGGTTTGGTACGGCGCCCGTACACGGGCGCATCCATCGCGAAGATGTGTACATGCCGATGACCCCCATGTTCCATGTCCACGCTTGGGGTATGCCCTACGTGGCGACGTTGCTTGGGCTCAAGCAGGTTTATCCCGGCCGTTACGAGGCGGGGGCGTTGCTGAACATGATTCGCGATGAAGGCGTGACGCTCACGCACTGCGTGCCGAGCATCCTGCACATGCTGCTGACGCACCCGGACTCCATGGAGACCGACCTGTCGCGATTGAAGATGTCGGTTGGCGGTTCGGCCATGCCGCAGGGGCTGTGCCGGATGGCATTGGAGCGCGGTATGGACGTCATCGCGGGTTACGGCATGAGCGAGACCGCGCCCATCCAGACGGGCGCGAATCTGAGCAGCATCGAACTCGCGGGCGATATCGACAGCCAGACTGCGTTGCGCGTGCTCGCTGGTCAGTCGCTCCCGTTGTGCGACGTGCGTATCGTCGACGCGGACATGCACCCTCAGCCGCATGATGGCCATTCGCCGGGGGAGGTTGTTTTCCGCAGCCCGTGGTTGACGCAAGGGTATTTCAAGGAGCCCGAGAATTCGGAGGAGCTGTGGAAGGGTGGCTACCTGCACTCGGGCGATATCGGCACGATCGACAGCCACGGTCGGTTGCAAGTCCGTGACCGCATCAAGGACATGATCAAGTCGGGCGGCGAGTGGATCAGTTCGCTGACGCTCGAGGATTTGACCTCGCAATGTCCGGGCGTCGGCGAGGCTGCAGTCATTGGCATCGCGGATCAAAAATGGGGCGAGCGCCCGTTGGTGCTGGTCGTCCCCCGCGCCGGCACGACTCTGGACCCGGAGGCGATTCGCCAGTACCTCGCTGATTTGGCCCGCAAGGGGACGATCCCGAAGTACGCGGTGCCGGACCGGGTCCTCGTCGTCGAATCTCTGGCCAAGACCAGCGTTGGCAAGCTCGACAAGAATGCGTTGCGCAAGAGTTATCGTGAGGCGGGCTGA
- a CDS encoding efflux RND transporter permease subunit, translating to MTKPDTKLSPARHVVNAFSWLLFNHRPVMLVLFALITGGLAWSSTNLRLDPGFNKMIPLQHSYMRTFTKYRDTFGGANRIVVALMKKRGNIYQPGFMQLLKGATSDVFFIPGVDRTSVQSLFTPNTRFIEITPQGFVGGNVVPANFAGTPQQLLAVRQNVEKAGLVGHLVANNLNGALITASLLDVDPKTGKQLDDINIAKNLEQLRDKYDRLGDKDGVTVHIIGFAKEVGDIAAGIRGVIVFFGIAFLITALLLRWYTRSTALALIALFCALLPVLWLLGVLPLFGFGVDPFSLLVPFLIFAIGVSHAVQMTNAWRTAAIAGESGLQASRTAFDQLFIPGVLALLTNALGFLVILLIKIQIVQELAITASIGVTLMIITNKMVLPIALSYLPAHPDHLRRLTRDESRSEKIWQFMSGFATRRRGGVVIGIALVLTGLGAWGATGLKTGDLGTGVPELRANSRYNIDSRVITDNFRTGVDVLSVIVQSHGIDGACADYRIMDAMDAFEWKMSSIPGVASAMSLVDVAKIGNAGFNEGDIKWQSIAHNRDVLAQSTSQVETSSGLLNADCSAMQILLFPSNHRGTTLAGIVTAVKAWNTMFKSSAKYVPVAEHMSFLLASGNDGIMAATNEAVDNADTMELVALFSAIALICLLTFRSFVAVACILIPLALVALLNNALMATLDIGMKISTLSVIALGIGVGVDYGIYIFDRLEYHLGQGKVLQDAFLHALKERGAPAIFTATTMSVGVGTWIFSALKLQSDMGLLLTFMFFINMLGAVLLLPALMAWLSGWRKPPATVTVHA from the coding sequence CTGTTTGCGTTGATCACGGGGGGGTTGGCCTGGTCGTCGACCAATCTGCGGTTGGACCCTGGGTTCAACAAGATGATCCCGTTGCAACATTCCTACATGCGCACGTTCACCAAGTACAGGGATACTTTCGGTGGCGCCAACCGCATCGTCGTCGCGTTGATGAAGAAGCGCGGCAATATCTACCAGCCAGGCTTCATGCAGCTGTTGAAGGGTGCCACCAGCGACGTATTTTTCATCCCCGGCGTCGATCGCACTTCGGTGCAGTCACTGTTTACGCCGAATACCCGGTTCATCGAGATTACGCCACAAGGGTTCGTCGGCGGTAACGTGGTGCCAGCAAATTTTGCGGGGACTCCACAACAGTTGCTTGCCGTGCGCCAGAATGTCGAGAAGGCGGGTTTGGTCGGGCACCTGGTGGCGAACAACCTGAACGGTGCGTTGATCACAGCGTCGCTTCTGGATGTCGACCCTAAGACCGGCAAGCAGCTTGACGATATCAATATCGCGAAAAACCTGGAACAGCTACGCGACAAGTACGATCGATTGGGCGACAAAGACGGGGTGACGGTTCACATCATCGGATTTGCCAAGGAAGTCGGGGACATCGCTGCGGGCATTCGCGGGGTGATTGTATTTTTCGGCATCGCGTTTTTGATCACGGCGCTGCTGCTGCGGTGGTACACGCGGTCCACGGCGCTTGCACTGATAGCGCTGTTTTGCGCGCTGCTGCCGGTGCTGTGGTTGCTCGGCGTGTTGCCATTGTTCGGTTTCGGCGTCGATCCATTTTCACTCTTGGTGCCATTTCTGATCTTCGCGATCGGTGTTTCGCACGCGGTGCAGATGACCAACGCCTGGCGTACTGCCGCGATCGCCGGAGAAAGTGGTTTGCAGGCTTCGCGGACAGCGTTCGATCAACTGTTCATCCCGGGGGTCCTGGCACTGCTGACCAACGCGCTCGGTTTCCTGGTGATCTTGCTGATCAAGATTCAGATCGTCCAGGAACTCGCGATCACGGCCAGCATCGGCGTGACCCTGATGATCATTACCAACAAGATGGTGTTGCCGATCGCGCTCTCCTACTTGCCGGCTCACCCCGATCACCTGCGGCGCTTGACTCGCGATGAATCCCGGAGCGAGAAAATCTGGCAATTCATGTCGGGCTTTGCAACGCGCCGGCGTGGCGGTGTCGTGATTGGCATTGCGCTGGTGCTGACCGGACTTGGCGCGTGGGGAGCCACGGGTCTGAAAACCGGCGATCTCGGTACGGGAGTACCGGAGTTACGCGCGAATTCACGCTACAACATCGACAGTCGCGTGATCACTGACAACTTCCGCACTGGCGTCGACGTATTGTCGGTCATCGTGCAGAGCCATGGCATTGACGGCGCCTGCGCCGATTATCGAATCATGGACGCCATGGATGCGTTCGAGTGGAAGATGAGTAGCATTCCGGGCGTCGCGAGTGCAATGTCCCTGGTCGATGTAGCCAAGATTGGCAATGCAGGCTTCAACGAGGGTGACATCAAGTGGCAGAGCATCGCGCACAATCGTGACGTGTTGGCTCAATCGACGTCTCAGGTCGAGACTTCCAGCGGCTTGCTGAATGCGGATTGCTCAGCGATGCAGATCCTGTTGTTTCCCAGCAACCACCGCGGTACCACGTTGGCGGGTATCGTCACAGCGGTCAAGGCGTGGAACACGATGTTCAAATCCAGCGCCAAGTATGTACCGGTCGCCGAGCACATGAGTTTCCTGTTGGCCTCCGGCAACGATGGCATCATGGCGGCAACCAATGAAGCCGTCGACAATGCCGACACGATGGAGCTGGTTGCGCTGTTCAGCGCGATCGCGCTGATATGCCTCCTGACGTTTCGCTCGTTTGTCGCGGTGGCGTGCATTCTCATTCCGCTCGCGCTGGTGGCCCTGCTCAACAATGCGTTGATGGCGACGCTCGATATTGGCATGAAGATCTCGACCCTGTCGGTGATCGCGTTGGGGATCGGAGTCGGGGTGGACTACGGAATCTATATCTTCGATCGCCTGGAGTATCACCTTGGCCAAGGCAAGGTGCTGCAGGATGCCTTCCTGCATGCGCTCAAGGAACGCGGCGCGCCAGCCATCTTCACCGCCACCACGATGAGCGTGGGCGTGGGCACGTGGATATTTTCGGCACTCAAGTTGCAGTCGGACATGGGTTTGCTGCTGACGTTCATGTTCTTCATCAATATGCTGGGTGCAGTGTTGTTGCTGCCGGCGCTGATGGCCTGGTTGAGCGGATGGAGGAAGCCCCCGGCTACGGTTACGGTCCACGCCTGA
- a CDS encoding SDR family NAD(P)-dependent oxidoreductase yields MKELRGKVAVITGGGSGLGRELALCCARRGMRLVLGDVDEGGMAGTAELARAEVPGVETAVRQTDVSKLEQVQALATLAENRFGGVHLLFNNAGVAAHGSLWESTVDDWTWVLGVNLFGAIWGIRTFMPIMLRQGEGHIVNTASAAGWMNMADSGVYNVSKCAVVALSETLANDIKKAGGKVGVTCLSPAFFPTRIADAERNRPPALAETIPASPALRQHGEMLRYAVAHGRISASQIAEMTLRAAEAGNFHVFPHQKVKQLILDRAQAAQVETTAFDPVAER; encoded by the coding sequence ATGAAAGAATTGCGTGGCAAGGTGGCAGTCATCACCGGCGGCGGAAGTGGCTTGGGCCGCGAACTCGCGCTGTGTTGCGCGCGTCGCGGCATGCGCCTGGTGCTGGGCGACGTCGACGAAGGCGGCATGGCGGGTACCGCCGAGCTTGCGCGCGCCGAAGTGCCAGGTGTCGAGACCGCGGTGCGGCAGACCGATGTCTCCAAGCTGGAGCAGGTGCAGGCTTTGGCGACGCTTGCCGAGAACCGTTTCGGCGGGGTCCACTTGTTGTTCAACAATGCGGGCGTTGCCGCACACGGGTCGCTCTGGGAATCGACTGTGGACGATTGGACGTGGGTGTTGGGCGTGAATCTGTTTGGCGCGATCTGGGGCATCCGGACGTTCATGCCCATCATGTTGCGCCAGGGCGAGGGTCATATCGTCAATACGGCGTCGGCGGCTGGCTGGATGAACATGGCCGACAGCGGCGTCTACAACGTCAGCAAGTGCGCTGTGGTGGCGCTGTCCGAGACCCTCGCCAACGATATCAAGAAGGCAGGTGGCAAGGTGGGCGTCACCTGTCTTTCGCCGGCGTTCTTCCCCACACGGATCGCCGACGCCGAGCGCAACCGGCCACCGGCGCTTGCGGAAACGATACCGGCCAGTCCGGCTCTGCGGCAGCACGGAGAGATGTTGCGTTACGCCGTTGCCCACGGTCGGATTTCCGCATCGCAGATTGCGGAGATGACGCTGCGCGCGGCGGAGGCCGGGAATTTCCATGTGTTTCCACACCAGAAAGTAAAACAATTGATTCTGGATCGGGCACAAGCCGCCCAGGTGGAGACCACGGCTTTTGATCCTGTGGCAGAACGCTGA
- a CDS encoding acyl-CoA thioesterase, producing MVYRNSVNSWDCDMMGHLNVQFYVAMAVEGLSGLGQRLGLGSDCVHDQEVRMRVGQHHIRFLREQRPGAPVTIRAGVLEVTSRRMRVYEEMLNTGTGEVAATFVTDVALQDVHTGRMLVLPDAARDAVEKSFRADLPPYAAPRGLALTEPRPAPTLAEAESNGMFLTYLGEVKSTMCDEYKCMTTPSCMGVVSDAFPNLLAATGQADRLHRGVGGAALEYRFVYRQMPHVGDIIALRSGIKSLSDKTYIVCHWMFDVATGEAVATAEQVAVMLDLKARKALAITDEIRAGLQRVLVRGIAV from the coding sequence GTGGTCTACCGAAACAGCGTCAACAGCTGGGACTGCGACATGATGGGGCACCTGAATGTGCAGTTTTACGTAGCCATGGCCGTTGAAGGATTGTCCGGGTTGGGTCAACGCCTGGGGCTTGGTTCTGACTGTGTACACGATCAGGAAGTCCGGATGAGGGTAGGTCAGCACCATATCCGATTCTTGCGTGAACAACGTCCTGGTGCGCCCGTGACGATCCGCGCCGGCGTACTGGAGGTGACTTCGCGGCGCATGCGCGTGTACGAGGAGATGCTAAACACCGGTACCGGTGAAGTCGCTGCGACGTTCGTCACTGACGTAGCACTGCAGGATGTACACACCGGCCGCATGCTTGTGCTGCCTGACGCCGCACGCGACGCGGTGGAAAAAAGTTTTCGGGCCGACCTGCCGCCATACGCCGCACCCCGCGGTCTCGCTCTGACGGAGCCGCGACCGGCCCCGACGCTTGCCGAAGCCGAGTCGAACGGGATGTTTTTGACCTATCTGGGCGAGGTGAAAAGTACGATGTGCGACGAATACAAATGCATGACCACGCCTTCCTGCATGGGTGTGGTGTCCGACGCGTTTCCCAACCTGCTCGCTGCAACCGGTCAGGCAGACCGCCTGCACAGAGGCGTGGGTGGCGCAGCCCTGGAATACCGCTTCGTTTACCGCCAAATGCCCCACGTCGGCGACATCATCGCGTTGCGAAGTGGCATCAAGAGTCTCAGCGACAAGACTTACATCGTCTGTCATTGGATGTTCGATGTGGCGACCGGAGAAGCGGTGGCGACGGCGGAGCAGGTGGCAGTCATGCTGGATCTCAAAGCCCGCAAGGCCCTGGCCATAACCGACGAGATACGTGCCGGGTTGCAACGGGTGCTGGTACGTGGAATTGCCGTTTGA
- a CDS encoding MFS transporter, which translates to MRRGRWLWDRKLYRYPQGSVRYSQLALAILVTIVLYYELYTVGGVSPLLAVQLHMSFIFLVIMIGITNLIGAFGSLAAGFADRFGRVNIVIWGMLVVGILNAIVVPATNDRWGLTVVLSIIGFVEGTLLVATPALVRDFSPQTRRAVAMGLWNCGPVAGSLVVSIVAAATLEHFGNTWTSQFRISGIVGLITFVIALLAMKELSPQLRDQLVVRAKESILVDARASVGFEANLDKPFHQLFKLDIVGTALGSALLLLLYFTLVGFGPILYATAFHFNASQANAVAAWAWGANVVVSLLVGFLFDWTGLRKPWMIVGGILTVICELILLFNLGKPLSFGELATITALMSGSFGVAIIGFYAGYTETIETRNPALMATGLAIWGWTIRIVAFISFLAIPAVVTSATTLLEGHTGSPQFKTAVTAVYGEWRVWLWVCVVGALLFMLSVPLHRGPWTIKQAKELMRKHDQRVADELTSLHGAQ; encoded by the coding sequence ATGCGCCGTGGACGCTGGCTGTGGGACCGCAAACTCTACCGCTATCCGCAAGGTTCGGTGCGGTACTCACAGCTCGCACTCGCGATCCTCGTAACGATCGTCCTTTACTACGAGCTGTACACGGTCGGTGGCGTGTCACCGCTGCTGGCCGTGCAGTTGCACATGTCGTTCATCTTCCTGGTGATCATGATCGGGATTACCAACCTGATCGGCGCCTTCGGCTCGCTGGCTGCCGGCTTCGCGGACCGGTTTGGCCGAGTCAACATCGTCATCTGGGGCATGCTGGTGGTTGGAATTCTGAATGCCATTGTCGTACCGGCGACCAACGATCGTTGGGGATTGACTGTTGTGCTATCCATCATTGGATTCGTCGAGGGCACGTTGCTGGTTGCTACCCCGGCACTGGTGCGCGACTTCAGCCCGCAAACGCGAAGGGCGGTGGCGATGGGTCTTTGGAACTGCGGTCCGGTCGCCGGCTCGCTGGTTGTCAGCATCGTTGCGGCGGCAACACTGGAGCACTTCGGGAATACTTGGACCAGCCAGTTCCGGATTTCGGGAATCGTCGGCTTGATCACATTTGTGATCGCATTGCTTGCCATGAAGGAACTGTCGCCGCAGTTGCGGGACCAGTTGGTGGTTCGCGCGAAAGAGAGCATCTTGGTCGACGCGCGCGCTTCGGTTGGGTTTGAGGCCAATCTCGACAAACCATTCCATCAGTTGTTCAAGCTTGACATTGTCGGTACTGCGCTCGGGTCCGCCTTGTTGCTGCTGCTGTATTTCACCTTAGTCGGGTTTGGCCCCATCCTGTATGCAACCGCGTTCCACTTCAATGCGAGCCAGGCAAACGCCGTGGCCGCGTGGGCGTGGGGTGCCAACGTCGTGGTATCGCTCCTTGTCGGGTTCCTGTTCGACTGGACCGGGCTGCGCAAACCCTGGATGATCGTCGGTGGCATTTTGACCGTCATCTGTGAGCTGATCCTGCTGTTCAACCTGGGCAAGCCCTTGAGCTTCGGTGAGCTGGCAACCATCACGGCGCTCATGTCAGGGTCGTTCGGGGTCGCGATCATCGGTTTCTACGCTGGCTATACCGAGACCATTGAGACCCGCAACCCGGCCCTGATGGCCACGGGCCTCGCGATTTGGGGTTGGACCATTCGTATTGTCGCGTTCATCTCATTCCTCGCCATTCCAGCTGTCGTCACCTCCGCGACCACGCTGTTGGAAGGGCACACCGGCTCTCCCCAATTCAAGACAGCGGTAACTGCCGTGTACGGCGAGTGGCGGGTGTGGCTGTGGGTTTGTGTCGTCGGCGCGCTTCTCTTCATGCTCTCAGTGCCGCTCCACCGCGGGCCGTGGACCATCAAACAAGCGAAGGAACTGATGCGGAAGCACGACCAGCGTGTCGCGGATGAACTGACTTCGTTGCACGGTGCGCAATAA
- a CDS encoding alpha/beta fold hydrolase: MPSLYMYGNKDPVIIPEYLNHVDECFLDLQVIQVEAGHFLQEESPAEVAAHMNEFLRVADR; this comes from the coding sequence ATGCCGTCTTTGTATATGTATGGCAACAAGGATCCGGTCATCATTCCGGAATACCTGAATCACGTGGACGAGTGCTTCCTGGATCTACAGGTGATCCAGGTGGAGGCAGGCCATTTCCTGCAAGAGGAATCGCCTGCAGAGGTAGCCGCGCACATGAACGAATTCCTGCGCGTTGCCGATCGCTAG